TTGCCGGACAGTACGCCGGGCGAATGGGACGCGGCTCCCACCGCTCCCGAGTCGGCCTGTGCGTAACCGCTCGCCGCGGCGATCACGCCGGTGGCGGCCACCATGGTCATCAGACCCTTGCGGGTGCCCTGTCGCATTTTCTGAATTCCCCCCTGCCTTCGGTTTTCTGTGCGTTTCCGCGAAGAGGAATTCCGCGGAAGAGAAGACCGGTCGGCCTCGGAGCGCATGGCGCGCGCTCCGAGGCCGACGGCTCGAAAAAGACGCCCCTCAGGGAGTCGGCGTCAGTGGTTGACGCAGGTGTTGCCGAAGGCGGGGTTCAGGAGCCCGATCACGCTGATCGTGTTGCCGCACACGTTCACCGGGACGTGGACGGGCACCTGGATGACGTTGCCGGAGACGACGCCGGGCGAGTGCACGGCGGCACCCTGGGCACCCGAGTCGGCGACGGCCAGGCCCGCACCCGCGAGAACCAGACCACCGGTGGCAGCCGCGGCAGCGACGACCTTCTTGATCATTATTCCTCCTAGTAGGCAATGCGACTCCAAGGTGCGGAGTCACATCACCTGTAACGAGGAAGGAGTAATGGAGCTACGAGCTTATCGTCGCATTCACTCTTCTCAGTCGATTTCGCACGGGCGCCCGATTGCCCGGGCCCATGGCGTCACGGCCCATTGCTTCACGACGCGTCGATGAACCGGTCCAGCACCCGGACGCCGAACTTCAGTCCGTCCACCGGAACCCGCTCGTCGACGCCGTGGAACATGCCGGCGAAGTCCAGCTCCGGCGGCAGCTTGAGCGGCGCGAAACCGAATCCGCGGATGCCGAGGTCGTCGAAGGACTTGGCGTCCGTGCCGCCGGAGAGCATGTAGGGGATCGCCTTGGCCGCCGGGTCCTCGGCCAGCAGCGCGGACTGCATGGCCTCGACCAGTGCCCCGTCGAAGCCGGTCTCGACCGCCTTGTCGGCGTGCACGTCCTCGCGGCGGACGTTCGGGCCGAGCAGCCGGTCGAGGTCGGTGAGGAACTCCTCCTCGTGCCCCGGCAGGAACCG
Above is a genomic segment from Streptomyces collinus Tu 365 containing:
- the chpH gene encoding chaplin ChpH; protein product: MIKKVVAAAAATGGLVLAGAGLAVADSGAQGAAVHSPGVVSGNVIQVPVHVPVNVCGNTISVIGLLNPAFGNTCVNH